A single region of the Rhizobium sp. NLR16a genome encodes:
- the queD gene encoding 6-carboxytetrahydropterin synthase QueD: protein MYRITKEFHLSASHQLDHLPGDHQCARLHGHNYIVVVELSAETLNDDGFVRDYHDLSPLKRYIDEALDHRHLNDVFGHSKVTSEFLARHFYDWCKQRFPETSSVRVSETPKTWAEYRP, encoded by the coding sequence ATGTACCGCATCACCAAGGAATTTCATCTCTCCGCCTCGCATCAGCTGGACCATCTGCCGGGCGATCATCAATGCGCCCGGCTTCACGGCCACAACTATATCGTGGTCGTCGAGCTCTCTGCCGAAACCCTCAATGACGACGGCTTCGTTCGCGACTATCACGACCTCTCACCGCTCAAGCGCTATATCGACGAGGCTCTCGATCATCGCCATCTGAATGACGTGTTCGGTCATTCGAAAGTCACCTCCGAGTTCCTGGCCAGGCATTTCTACGACTGGTGCAAGCAGCGCTTCCCCGAAACTTCGTCCGTCCGTGTCAGCGAGACGCCCAAGACCTGGGCGGAGTACAGACCATGA
- a CDS encoding SMP-30/gluconolactonase/LRE family protein yields the protein MADNPLYDIRDERFAAMVIGSAALEELYSGCRWTEGPVWFSDLNCLLWSDIPNERMMRWTPDGTVSVFRSPSNYVNGNTRDRQGRLISCEHGGRRVTRTEMDGSITVLADSYKGRRLNSPNDVVVHSDGGIWFTDPTYGILSDYEGHKAEPEQPTRNVYRIDPASGATEAVVEDFIQPNGLAFSPDETKLYIADSGSGKHEVPCHIRVFDVVDGRKLANSRYFCSLDAGHPDGFRFDVGGNLWTSAGDGVHCFSPDGTLLGKVKVPQTVSNLTFGGPKKNRLFITATRSVYSIYTKTNGAQYP from the coding sequence GTGGCCGACAATCCGCTTTACGACATTCGCGATGAGCGCTTCGCTGCCATGGTCATCGGCAGCGCCGCGCTCGAGGAGCTTTATTCCGGCTGCCGCTGGACGGAGGGCCCGGTCTGGTTCTCCGACCTGAACTGCCTGCTCTGGAGCGATATCCCGAACGAACGCATGATGCGCTGGACGCCGGATGGCACGGTCTCCGTCTTCCGCTCGCCTTCCAATTACGTCAACGGCAATACCCGTGACCGGCAGGGCCGGCTCATCTCCTGCGAACATGGCGGCCGCCGAGTCACCCGCACGGAAATGGACGGCAGCATCACCGTCCTCGCCGACAGCTACAAAGGCAGGAGATTGAACTCGCCGAACGACGTCGTCGTCCACTCAGACGGCGGGATCTGGTTCACCGATCCGACCTACGGCATTCTCTCGGACTATGAGGGTCATAAGGCTGAACCTGAGCAGCCGACCCGCAACGTCTACCGCATCGACCCCGCAAGCGGCGCGACAGAGGCGGTCGTGGAGGATTTCATCCAGCCGAACGGCCTTGCCTTCTCGCCCGATGAAACGAAACTCTACATTGCCGATTCGGGCTCGGGCAAACATGAAGTGCCATGCCATATCCGGGTCTTCGATGTCGTCGACGGCAGAAAGCTTGCCAACAGCCGCTATTTCTGCAGCCTCGATGCCGGCCATCCCGACGGCTTTCGTTTCGATGTCGGCGGCAATCTCTGGACGAGCGCGGGTGATGGTGTGCATTGCTTCTCACCCGATGGAACGCTGCTCGGTAAGGTCAAAGTGCCGCAGACGGTGTCCAATCTCACCTTTGGCGGCCCTAAGAAGAACCGGCTCTTCATCACCGCGACCCGTTCGGTCTATTCGATCTATACCAAGACGAACGGGGCACAATATCCGTAA
- a CDS encoding glycoside hydrolase family 2 TIM barrel-domain containing protein — protein sequence MRSVVSFNEGWSFHEGFGQRLLENFDAAKPVSLPHTAVELPFNYFDEKDYQRAFTYQKVLRWLPEFEDREVSLIFDAAMADSVVYLNGEQIIAHKDGYTPFEARLTGKLVKGENLVTVKIDGSENPAIPPFGGRIDYLTYAGIYRDVWLKVTDPVSIRNLKVETSDVLAPQKSATVRVDIANPERRSFSATVTATLKQADGTVIATAATETIGDRTTLSFGGLTGIALWDITNPTLYEVTVEVRTEHGSDRLSTRFGFRTAEFTPEGFLLNGKPLKLRGLNRHQAFPYVGYAAGRSAQERDADIMKRVLKCNIVRTSHYPQSKWFLDRCDAIGLMVFEEIPGWQHIGDADWQKESIENVRRMIERDWNHPSIIIWGVRINESQDSHDFYVETNRLARELDSTRQTGGVRYITESELLEDVYTMNDFILGNEELPGANRPRTVLRGQQENTGLSRKVPYLITEFNGHMHPTKIYDQEQRQAEHVRRHLEVLDAAYGDPDISGAIGWCMFDYNTHKDFGSGDRICYHGVMDMFREPKFAAYAYISQCDPSEEIVMKPVTFWARGERNIGGVLPLIILTNCDEVELQYGALSKRIGPDRENYPHLPHPPVVLDHRHFTADELGTWGLEWIDGTFTGYIGGQPVASLTLAADPLPTTLEIVADSQTLKARERDSTRVIIRALDQCGQRLPFMNDCISLKVHGPAKIVGPTNVPLQGGTSGFWLEATGLVGDITVEAVCSRFAPVTLSVTAVA from the coding sequence ATGCGTTCCGTCGTTTCCTTCAACGAGGGCTGGAGTTTCCACGAGGGCTTCGGCCAGCGCCTGCTCGAAAACTTCGATGCGGCCAAGCCGGTCAGCCTGCCCCACACCGCCGTCGAACTACCCTTCAACTATTTCGATGAGAAGGACTATCAGCGCGCCTTCACCTATCAGAAGGTGCTCCGTTGGCTACCGGAATTCGAGGATCGCGAGGTTTCGCTGATCTTTGACGCCGCCATGGCGGACAGTGTCGTCTATCTCAACGGCGAGCAGATTATCGCTCACAAAGACGGCTACACCCCCTTCGAAGCCCGCCTCACCGGCAAGCTGGTGAAGGGCGAAAACCTGGTGACCGTCAAGATCGACGGCAGTGAAAATCCCGCCATCCCACCTTTCGGCGGTCGCATCGATTACCTGACCTATGCCGGCATCTACCGCGATGTCTGGTTGAAGGTCACCGACCCAGTCTCGATCCGCAACCTCAAGGTCGAAACATCAGACGTTCTCGCCCCTCAGAAATCGGCGACGGTCCGCGTCGACATCGCCAATCCCGAGCGCCGCAGCTTCTCGGCGACCGTCACGGCTACGCTGAAGCAGGCCGACGGCACGGTGATCGCCACTGCAGCGACTGAAACGATCGGCGACCGCACGACGCTTTCCTTCGGCGGTCTCACCGGCATAGCACTCTGGGACATCACCAATCCGACGCTCTATGAGGTCACGGTCGAAGTCAGGACCGAGCACGGCTCCGACCGCCTCTCCACCCGGTTCGGCTTCCGCACCGCCGAATTCACCCCGGAAGGTTTCCTGTTGAACGGCAAGCCGTTGAAACTGCGCGGCCTCAACCGCCACCAGGCCTTCCCTTATGTCGGTTATGCCGCCGGCCGGTCCGCCCAGGAGCGCGACGCCGACATCATGAAGAGAGTGCTGAAGTGCAATATCGTCCGCACCTCGCATTATCCGCAGTCGAAATGGTTTCTCGATCGTTGTGATGCGATCGGCCTAATGGTCTTCGAGGAAATCCCCGGCTGGCAGCATATCGGCGATGCCGACTGGCAGAAGGAATCGATCGAGAATGTCCGCCGCATGATCGAGCGCGACTGGAACCATCCCTCGATCATCATCTGGGGCGTGCGCATCAACGAGTCGCAGGATAGCCACGACTTCTACGTTGAGACCAACCGCTTGGCCCGTGAACTCGACAGCACCCGCCAGACCGGCGGCGTGCGTTATATCACCGAGAGCGAATTGCTCGAGGACGTCTACACGATGAACGACTTCATCCTCGGCAATGAGGAATTGCCGGGCGCCAACCGTCCGCGCACCGTGCTGCGCGGCCAGCAGGAAAATACCGGGTTATCCCGCAAGGTGCCGTACCTCATCACCGAGTTCAACGGTCACATGCACCCGACGAAGATTTATGATCAGGAACAGCGCCAGGCCGAGCATGTGCGCCGTCATCTCGAGGTGTTGGACGCCGCCTATGGCGATCCGGATATCTCGGGCGCCATTGGCTGGTGCATGTTCGATTACAACACCCACAAGGATTTCGGCTCCGGCGACCGCATCTGCTATCACGGCGTCATGGACATGTTCCGTGAGCCCAAGTTCGCGGCCTATGCCTATATCAGCCAGTGCGACCCTTCCGAGGAAATCGTCATGAAGCCGGTGACCTTCTGGGCGCGCGGCGAGCGCAATATCGGCGGCGTGCTGCCGCTGATCATCCTGACCAATTGCGACGAGGTGGAACTGCAATATGGCGCGCTTTCCAAGCGCATCGGTCCGGATCGCGAGAACTACCCGCACCTGCCGCATCCGCCCGTCGTGCTCGACCACCGGCACTTCACTGCCGATGAGCTCGGCACCTGGGGGCTCGAATGGATCGACGGCACCTTTACCGGTTATATCGGCGGCCAGCCGGTGGCGAGCCTGACGCTGGCTGCCGATCCTTTACCGACGACGCTTGAGATCGTTGCCGACAGCCAGACGCTGAAAGCCCGCGAACGCGACAGCACCCGCGTCATCATCCGCGCCCTCGACCAGTGCGGTCAGCGCCTGCCGTTCATGAACGACTGCATTTCGCTGAAGGTGCATGGCCCGGCAAAGATCGTCGGCCCGACCAATGTGCCGCTGCAGGGCGGCACATCAGGCTTCTGGCTGGAGGCGACCGGGCTGGTGGGAGACATTACCGTCGAGGCTGTCTGCTCACGTTTCGCGCCGGTGACCCTCAGCGTAACAGCCGTCGCCTGA
- the queC gene encoding 7-cyano-7-deazaguanine synthase QueC has protein sequence MKTIVVCSGGLDSVSLAHRMAAEEQLIGLVSFDYGQRHRKELDFAAKCAARLAVPHHIIDIAALGGHLSGSALTDNVDVPDGHYAEETMKATVVPNRNAIMLAIAFGLAAAQKADAVAVAVHGGDHFIYPDCRPGFIDAFQRMQNEALDGYASVKLLAPYVEASKAAIVADGAKHGTPFAETWSCYKGGNFHCGRCGTCVERREAFHLAGVADPTEYEDSDFWKAAVSQYATTEVR, from the coding sequence ATGAAAACCATCGTTGTCTGCTCCGGCGGACTCGACTCTGTTTCGCTTGCCCACAGAATGGCGGCGGAAGAACAGCTTATCGGCCTCGTCTCCTTCGACTATGGCCAGCGGCATCGCAAGGAACTCGACTTCGCCGCCAAATGCGCGGCGCGGCTTGCCGTTCCCCATCATATCATCGACATCGCCGCCCTCGGCGGCCATCTCAGCGGATCGGCCCTGACCGACAATGTCGATGTTCCGGACGGCCACTACGCCGAGGAAACCATGAAGGCCACTGTGGTGCCGAACCGCAACGCCATCATGCTGGCGATCGCCTTCGGCTTGGCGGCCGCACAGAAAGCGGATGCCGTTGCCGTCGCCGTGCATGGCGGCGACCACTTCATCTACCCAGACTGCCGTCCGGGCTTCATCGATGCTTTCCAGCGCATGCAGAACGAGGCGCTCGACGGTTATGCCAGCGTCAAGCTGCTCGCACCCTATGTCGAGGCTTCCAAAGCGGCGATCGTGGCCGATGGCGCAAAACATGGCACGCCCTTCGCGGAAACCTGGTCCTGCTACAAGGGCGGCAATTTCCATTGCGGGCGTTGCGGAACCTGCGTCGAACGCCGCGAAGCCTTCCATCTTGCCGGTGTCGCCGATCCCACGGAATATGAGGACAGCGACTTTTGGAAAGCGGCGGTGTCGCAATATGCCACGACGGAGGTGCGTTGA
- a CDS encoding ABC transporter ATP-binding protein, which produces MAFLEISGLRKRFGAVDILKGIDLELEKGGFLVLVGPSGCGKSTLLNTIAGLETITAGEIRIDGRAVNGLHPSKRDIAMVFQSYALYPNMTVAGNIAFGMEMRGVPPEERKQAIDKVAKVLQIGHLLDRKPSQLSGGQRQRVAMGRALVRDPKLFLFDEPLSNLDAKLRVDMRIEIKRLHQATGKTIVYVTHDQIEAMTLATRIAVMKDGIVQQFGTPAEIYNNPANMFVADFMGSPAMNLVKASVENGAGGLAVSLERPNAAPLRLPVTTIANGLSSYAGRQVIFGIRPEALTDPDGADRNARSLTEGDCLIEVVEPAGSDTFAVTKLGGKEVVARLRADAGIAPGQHTRLAFNLDKAVFFDPETQARIP; this is translated from the coding sequence ATGGCTTTCCTGGAAATCTCCGGCCTCAGAAAGCGCTTCGGCGCCGTCGACATCCTCAAGGGCATCGATCTCGAACTCGAAAAGGGCGGCTTCCTGGTGCTGGTCGGCCCGTCCGGCTGCGGCAAGTCGACCCTGCTCAACACCATCGCCGGGCTGGAGACGATCACCGCGGGCGAGATCCGGATCGACGGGCGCGCCGTCAACGGCCTGCATCCTTCCAAGCGCGACATCGCCATGGTGTTCCAGTCCTATGCGCTTTATCCGAACATGACGGTGGCGGGCAACATCGCCTTCGGCATGGAGATGCGCGGCGTGCCGCCGGAAGAGCGCAAGCAGGCGATCGACAAGGTCGCCAAGGTGCTGCAGATCGGCCATCTGCTCGACCGCAAGCCGAGCCAGCTGTCGGGCGGCCAGCGCCAGCGCGTCGCCATGGGCCGGGCGCTGGTGCGCGATCCCAAGCTCTTCCTGTTCGACGAACCGCTCTCCAACCTCGACGCCAAGCTGCGCGTCGACATGCGCATCGAGATCAAGCGACTGCATCAGGCGACCGGCAAGACCATCGTCTACGTCACCCACGACCAGATCGAGGCAATGACGCTCGCCACCCGCATCGCCGTGATGAAGGACGGCATCGTCCAGCAGTTCGGCACGCCGGCCGAGATCTACAACAATCCCGCCAACATGTTCGTCGCCGACTTCATGGGTTCACCGGCGATGAACCTGGTCAAGGCCTCGGTCGAAAACGGCGCCGGTGGGCTCGCCGTCTCGCTCGAGCGGCCGAACGCCGCTCCGCTCAGGCTGCCGGTCACGACAATCGCAAACGGTCTTTCCTCCTATGCCGGCCGGCAGGTGATCTTCGGCATCCGCCCGGAGGCACTGACCGACCCCGACGGCGCCGACCGCAATGCCCGCTCGCTCACCGAAGGCGACTGCCTGATCGAGGTCGTCGAACCCGCCGGCTCCGACACCTTCGCCGTCACCAAGCTCGGCGGCAAGGAAGTGGTCGCCCGACTGCGCGCCGATGCCGGCATCGCACCCGGCCAGCACACACGCCTCGCCTTCAATCTCGACAAGGCTGTGTTCTTCGACCCGGAAACACAGGCGCGGATTCCGTAA
- a CDS encoding SDR family oxidoreductase, translating to MSTDHGRFDGKIAIVTGGTQGLGATIARLFAERGAAGIVICGRNEAKGKAKAAEISAATAARAVYVKADLGKVEDVRNVVQVCDQTFGRVDALVNAAAITDRGTILDTSPELFDDMFAVNVRAPFFLMQEAVKVMRREKIEGTIVNIGSMSAKAGQPFIAAYCASKGALETLTKNTAYALLRNRIRVNGLNIGWMASEGEDRIQREYHDAPSDWLEKAAANQPFGRLVDPHEVARACAYLSSAESGLMTGSVICFDQSIWGAYDGSPHPVAAL from the coding sequence ATGAGCACGGATCACGGCCGCTTCGACGGCAAGATCGCCATTGTCACCGGTGGTACGCAGGGCCTGGGCGCAACCATCGCCCGTCTCTTCGCCGAACGCGGCGCGGCAGGCATCGTCATCTGCGGCCGCAATGAAGCCAAGGGCAAGGCGAAGGCCGCGGAGATTTCGGCTGCGACCGCCGCCAGAGCCGTCTACGTCAAAGCTGATCTCGGCAAGGTCGAGGACGTCCGAAATGTGGTGCAGGTCTGCGACCAGACCTTTGGTCGTGTCGACGCCCTGGTCAATGCCGCCGCCATCACCGATCGCGGCACCATTCTCGACACCAGCCCCGAACTGTTCGATGACATGTTCGCCGTCAATGTACGGGCGCCGTTTTTCTTGATGCAGGAGGCGGTAAAGGTCATGCGCCGCGAAAAGATAGAAGGCACGATCGTCAATATCGGCTCGATGTCGGCTAAAGCCGGCCAGCCCTTTATCGCCGCCTATTGCGCCTCGAAGGGCGCGCTGGAAACGCTGACGAAGAACACCGCCTATGCGCTGCTGCGCAACCGCATTCGCGTCAACGGCCTCAACATCGGCTGGATGGCCTCCGAAGGCGAGGACCGCATCCAGCGCGAATATCACGATGCACCTTCCGACTGGCTGGAGAAGGCGGCGGCGAACCAGCCCTTCGGCCGGCTCGTCGATCCGCACGAGGTGGCGCGCGCCTGCGCCTACCTGTCATCGGCGGAATCCGGCCTGATGACCGGCTCCGTCATCTGTTTCGACCAATCGATCTGGGGTGCCTACGACGGCTCGCCGCATCCGGTCGCCGCCCTCTGA
- a CDS encoding sugar ABC transporter permease: MSTVATTDPVLTPRQATRVSLRGRLQDALPKIVLAPSFVITLIFVYGFIVWTAYLSFTNSKTFPSYALTGARAYQRLWRWTFESDPPSSWYTSITNMAIFGFLYVGICLALGLLLAILLDQKIRGEGLLRPIFLYPMALSFIVTGVAWKWFLDPGLGLEQTLHHFGWTSFHFDWIKNKDFVIYTVVIAGVWQASGFVMAMFLAGLRGIDGEIMKAAQIDGASPFQLYRRIVIPLLRPIFLSAFIVLAHMAIKSYDLVVALTSGGPGGSAWLPSNFMYEYTFKRNEMAVGSASAIIMLMTISAIIVPYLYSELKEKAR, from the coding sequence ATGAGCACAGTTGCGACCACCGATCCGGTTCTGACGCCGCGGCAAGCGACGCGGGTCTCACTCAGGGGCCGGCTGCAGGATGCGCTGCCGAAGATCGTGCTGGCGCCGAGCTTTGTCATCACGCTGATCTTCGTCTACGGCTTCATCGTCTGGACGGCCTATCTCTCCTTCACCAATTCCAAGACCTTCCCCTCCTATGCGTTGACCGGCGCGCGCGCTTATCAGCGGCTGTGGCGCTGGACCTTCGAGAGCGACCCGCCATCCTCCTGGTACACTTCGATCACCAACATGGCGATCTTCGGCTTCCTCTATGTCGGCATCTGTCTGGCACTCGGCCTGCTGCTGGCCATCCTGCTCGACCAGAAGATCCGCGGCGAGGGGCTGCTCAGGCCGATCTTCCTCTATCCGATGGCGCTTTCCTTCATCGTCACCGGGGTGGCCTGGAAGTGGTTCCTCGATCCCGGCCTCGGGCTGGAGCAGACGCTGCACCACTTCGGCTGGACGAGCTTCCACTTCGACTGGATCAAGAACAAGGACTTCGTCATCTACACCGTCGTCATCGCCGGTGTCTGGCAGGCGTCGGGCTTCGTCATGGCGATGTTCCTCGCGGGTCTTCGCGGCATCGACGGCGAGATCATGAAGGCGGCGCAGATCGACGGGGCGTCGCCCTTCCAGCTTTATCGGCGCATCGTCATTCCGCTGTTGCGGCCGATCTTCCTGTCGGCCTTCATCGTGCTCGCCCATATGGCGATCAAGTCCTACGACCTGGTGGTGGCGCTGACCTCGGGCGGGCCGGGCGGCTCGGCCTGGCTGCCGTCGAACTTCATGTATGAATATACCTTCAAGCGCAACGAGATGGCCGTCGGCTCGGCCAGCGCCATCATCATGCTGATGACAATCTCGGCGATCATCGTTCCCTATCTCTATTCCGAACTGAAGGAGAAGGCCCGATGA
- a CDS encoding carbohydrate ABC transporter permease, which yields MSSLTSSIGTSSSAAAGAGAERGNSARWIGRLVIYGLLVIFAILYLMPLFVMLTTSFKTMDEIQNGNMLALPQAPTFDPWVKAWGEACVGLTCAGIKGYFWNSIKMVVPAVAISTFMGALNGYVLTKWRFPGHTLVFGLMLFACFIPFQSVLLPMATILGSLGRFGVTLQNATGFNFGFGNSTVNLVFVHVVYGLGFTTLFFRNFYEAFPTELVRAAQVDGASFFQIFRRIMLPNSLPIIVVTVIYQFTNIWNDFLFASAYAGTGDSMPMTVALNNVVNTSTGVVEYNVNMAAAMIAAVPTLIVYILAGRYFVRGLMAGAVKG from the coding sequence ATGAGCAGCCTCACCTCTTCGATCGGCACGTCGTCATCGGCTGCGGCGGGCGCAGGAGCGGAGCGCGGCAACAGCGCCCGCTGGATCGGCCGCCTCGTCATCTACGGCCTGCTGGTGATCTTCGCCATCCTCTACCTGATGCCGCTCTTCGTCATGCTGACGACCTCGTTCAAGACGATGGACGAGATCCAGAACGGCAACATGCTGGCGCTGCCGCAGGCGCCGACCTTCGATCCCTGGGTGAAGGCCTGGGGCGAGGCCTGCGTCGGGCTGACCTGCGCCGGCATCAAGGGCTACTTCTGGAATTCGATCAAGATGGTGGTGCCGGCAGTGGCGATCTCCACCTTCATGGGCGCGCTGAACGGTTATGTCCTGACCAAGTGGCGCTTCCCCGGCCATACGCTGGTGTTCGGGCTGATGCTGTTTGCCTGCTTCATTCCGTTCCAGTCGGTGCTCTTGCCGATGGCGACCATCCTCGGCTCGCTCGGTCGCTTTGGGGTGACGCTGCAGAACGCCACCGGCTTTAACTTCGGCTTCGGCAATTCGACGGTCAATCTGGTCTTCGTCCATGTCGTCTACGGCCTCGGCTTCACGACGCTGTTCTTTCGCAATTTCTACGAGGCCTTCCCGACCGAGCTGGTGCGGGCCGCCCAGGTCGATGGCGCCAGTTTCTTCCAGATCTTCCGCCGCATCATGCTGCCGAACTCGCTGCCGATCATCGTCGTCACCGTCATCTACCAGTTCACCAATATCTGGAACGACTTCCTGTTTGCCTCGGCCTATGCCGGCACCGGTGACTCCATGCCGATGACGGTGGCGCTCAACAATGTCGTCAACACCTCGACCGGGGTGGTCGAATACAATGTCAACATGGCGGCGGCGATGATCGCCGCCGTGCCGACGCTCATCGTCTATATCCTCGCCGGCCGCTACTTCGTGCGTGGCCTGATGGCGGGCGCAGTCAAAGGGTAA
- a CDS encoding LacI family transcriptional regulator: protein MTEPSRPHRGENLDLARKRGKPTLRTIATIAGLAVTTVSRALSDAPQISLETRQRVHRIAREIGYLPDRAAQRLKTGRTNVVAILLDPHEEVVGFTTSIMYGIAKALKETPYHLVVAPNFLSTTNAEAAEYIIRNHLADGLIFTRTEPLDARVRLLLEAGFPFICHGRTEFSTPHPYVDYDNFTFAYEATRRLIAKGRTKVAVILPPKRLTFCQHILHGFMTAVRQAGVAYDIPETVDLDTPADVLRDFIRNRAAAPGASDGFVCPGEVSALAVISGMNDAGRTLAGDYDIVAKETSRLLTQLHPKVDTIHEDLTAAGEDLGRMLLQRINNPDAEDLHLLLPPQINFPIEGRSY from the coding sequence GTGACCGAACCGTCCCGGCCGCATCGCGGCGAAAATCTCGATCTCGCCCGCAAGCGCGGCAAGCCGACCTTGCGGACGATCGCCACCATCGCCGGTCTGGCGGTGACGACGGTGTCACGAGCACTTTCCGATGCGCCGCAGATTTCGCTCGAGACCCGCCAACGCGTGCACCGCATCGCCCGCGAGATCGGTTATCTTCCGGATCGGGCGGCGCAGCGTCTCAAGACGGGCCGCACCAATGTCGTCGCCATCCTGCTCGATCCCCACGAGGAGGTGGTCGGTTTCACCACCTCGATCATGTACGGCATCGCCAAGGCGCTGAAAGAAACACCCTACCATCTTGTCGTCGCCCCGAACTTCTTGTCGACGACCAACGCCGAAGCCGCCGAATACATCATCCGCAACCACCTTGCCGACGGGCTGATCTTCACGCGGACCGAGCCGCTCGATGCCCGCGTCCGCCTGCTGCTCGAAGCCGGCTTTCCCTTCATCTGTCACGGCCGCACCGAATTTTCGACACCGCATCCCTATGTCGACTACGACAATTTCACCTTTGCCTATGAAGCGACGCGCCGGCTGATCGCCAAGGGCCGCACCAAGGTGGCGGTGATCCTGCCGCCGAAACGGCTGACCTTCTGCCAACATATCCTGCACGGCTTCATGACGGCGGTGCGCCAGGCGGGCGTCGCCTATGATATCCCCGAGACAGTCGATCTCGACACGCCGGCGGATGTGCTTCGCGACTTCATCCGCAACCGCGCCGCCGCCCCGGGGGCTTCCGATGGCTTCGTCTGTCCCGGCGAAGTTTCGGCGCTTGCGGTCATCAGCGGCATGAACGATGCCGGCCGCACACTCGCCGGCGACTACGACATCGTCGCCAAGGAGACATCCCGCCTTCTCACCCAGTTGCACCCGAAGGTCGACACGATCCACGAGGATTTGACGGCGGCAGGAGAGGATCTCGGCCGCATGCTGCTGCAGCGCATCAATAATCCCGACGCCGAGGATTTGCACCTCCTGCTGCCGCCGCAGATCAACTTTCCGATCGAAGGGCGGTCATATTAA
- a CDS encoding ABC transporter substrate-binding protein codes for MRKFMSSAAIAVVMVAGLGVAHAADVKEVQMLHWWTSGGEAAALNVLKQDLSKEGFAWKDVPVAGGGGDAAMTALKAMVAAGTYPTASQMLGYTVLDYAQAGVMGDLTETAKKEGWDKSVPAALQKFSVYDGKWVAAPVNVHSVNWLWINKAVMDKIGGTQPKSFDDLIALLDKAKAAGVIPLALGGQNWQEATMFDSIVLSTGGPEFYKKAFNDLDEASLKSDTMKKSFDNLAKIVKYVDPNFSGRDWNLATAMVIKGDALVQVMGDWAKGEFVAAKKTPDKDFLCYRFPGTEGSVIYNSDMFGMFNVPDDRKAAQVALATATLSKSFQSAFNVVKGSVPARTDVPDTDFDACGKKGIADLKAANEGGTLFGSLAQGYGAPPAIANAYKDVVSKFVHGQIKSSDEAVTQLVQAIDDAR; via the coding sequence ATGCGCAAGTTCATGAGCTCGGCGGCGATTGCTGTCGTGATGGTTGCTGGTTTGGGTGTGGCCCATGCTGCCGACGTGAAGGAAGTGCAGATGCTGCACTGGTGGACGTCGGGGGGCGAGGCAGCGGCTTTGAACGTCCTGAAGCAGGATCTATCGAAGGAAGGTTTTGCCTGGAAGGACGTCCCGGTTGCCGGCGGCGGTGGTGATGCGGCGATGACGGCGCTGAAGGCGATGGTGGCGGCGGGCACCTATCCGACGGCCTCGCAGATGCTGGGGTACACCGTGCTCGATTATGCCCAGGCCGGCGTGATGGGTGACCTGACGGAGACGGCCAAGAAGGAAGGCTGGGACAAGTCGGTGCCGGCGGCATTGCAGAAGTTCTCCGTCTATGACGGCAAGTGGGTCGCAGCCCCGGTCAACGTCCATTCGGTCAACTGGCTGTGGATCAACAAGGCTGTCATGGACAAGATCGGCGGCACCCAGCCGAAGAGCTTCGACGACCTGATCGCGCTGCTCGACAAGGCCAAGGCTGCCGGTGTCATCCCGTTGGCGCTCGGCGGCCAGAACTGGCAGGAGGCGACGATGTTCGATTCCATCGTGCTGTCGACCGGTGGGCCGGAGTTCTACAAGAAGGCCTTCAACGACCTCGACGAGGCGTCGCTGAAGTCGGACACGATGAAGAAGTCCTTCGACAACCTCGCCAAGATCGTCAAATATGTCGATCCGAACTTCTCCGGCCGCGACTGGAACCTGGCGACCGCGATGGTCATCAAGGGTGACGCGCTGGTGCAGGTGATGGGCGACTGGGCCAAGGGCGAATTCGTCGCCGCCAAGAAGACGCCGGATAAAGACTTCCTCTGCTACCGCTTCCCCGGCACCGAAGGCAGCGTGATCTACAACTCCGACATGTTCGGGATGTTCAACGTTCCCGACGACCGCAAGGCGGCGCAGGTGGCATTGGCGACGGCGACGCTGTCGAAGAGCTTCCAGTCGGCCTTCAATGTCGTCAAGGGTTCGGTTCCGGCCCGCACCGACGTTCCCGACACCGACTTCGACGCCTGCGGCAAGAAGGGCATCGCCGATCTGAAGGCCGCCAACGAGGGCGGCACGCTGTTCGGTTCGCTCGCCCAGGGCTATGGCGCGCCTCCGGCAATCGCCAATGCCTATAAGGACGTCGTCTCGAAGTTCGTCCACGGCCAGATCAAGAGCTCGGACGAAGCCGTGACCCAGCTCGTCCAGGCGATCGACGACGCCCGCTGA